The genomic region GCAAGGTGTCGATCAAGGCTTTGCGGATGCCTTTGAAGGAGGAGCTGGAATTCCGCAGCTCCAGCAGGTAGGCACAGAAGTTCTTCCCTATTAAAGACTTTGGGTACCGGACCTCTGCTTGAAAGGggatttctggaaaataaaaaggcacaaCACAACCGGTTGTTGTGCAGGTGAAAACGCTCGTGTTCACCCACAGACGTCAGAAGTTGGTGGGGAATTAAACGTCCCACCACATCTGCTGATTGCTCCCAACGCATGAGCAGAGCGGACCCTCAGCCCCGGGTGGGATAAGTGACTGTTATTCCCAAACCAGGACCTCGAGCCTTACCACGAGGCTGCTGGTCACGCACCCCACCCTTATTTCCTCCTCACCCCGTCTCTCTCCACCCTTCCCCTCCCACTCCTGCCCCGAGCTCCCTTACCAGATGTTCTGATCGCATCCAGCGCCTTCATCCTGTACAGGTAGTTATAGCAGCCTGGCAAAGAGAAAACCCAAACTGAAAGCTCTGCAAAACTCGGCagcgggagggaggtggggaaagcAGATAGGAGCAGAGCGCAGAGAGACCATCTCGGGTCGGCTCGCCAAACGCGACGTTGCGATGGGACAGCCAACAAGAGGGGCCAGCGACTCGGGCAACGACCAGGTGTAGCGGGACAAGCACTGGACGGTGTCTCTGGCAGCAGCGAGAGAGCGTACCTTGTGTCTCCAGCTGCAGAAGCCTGCTGTCGTCCTCAGCTAACAGCCGGGGCTCGTACTTGATGTCTTGCACCCTTGACAGTCGAATGTCgatttcttcctttaaatcctgcacagcaggaaaaaaccacaacatttagAGGGCGCTCTCTTTGTTTGGGGGATCACAAGAACGACGACAGTCATCCTGTGGGCCTTCTGAAATAAACCCGCTCCCCGTCCGGCTGCCCAGCCCCGCACCAAGGTGTCAGCTCCTGGAAAGGTCCGATTTGGAAGCGGACCCTGCTTGCCCCTCTGGGCACGGATGGGTCTGCGGGCGCGGGAGAGGGAGGGCACGTCCCCACCACGGGGCCCCGTGCACTCACCTTGGGGGCGTGTTGTCCAACGGGCACGTGGGGGCCGCGGCGGGACTTCATGGCGAAGCGCATGATCTGGCGTTTCACGAAGATAAAGAGCAGCACGAAGACCTGGGGtgccacagcagggacaggggtcAGGGACACTGAGTGGCACCCTGGGGATGTCCCCGCCGACGCCCTCTTCCCAACCCCCCGGACACTCCAGGCCGAGCAGCCACCGGGCGCCACAGACCCCCGCAAACCCGGCAAGCTCAGGGGTCCCTGTCCAGCCCACCCAGAGCCCCACGGACACCCGGGCCAGCCCCACAAACGCCCCAGCCTCCACAGAGGCTCCCGCTCACGTCCCCTCGCCGCCCCACAGGCGCCAGGACCCCACAGGCACTTCGGCCCAGCCCCGTGAGGGCCACGAGTTCCCCGCAAATACCCTGGATGCATCTCACTGGAGCTTTATGGACACCCCGGGATGGGCCTCACAAGGGCCCCACGGATACCGCGGGCCCGGTTCCACGGAAGCCCCACGGACACGCCGGGATGGGCCTCGCATGGGCCCCAGCGACACACCAGGATGGGCCCCACGGGAGCCCCACGGATACCCCGGTCCCCGTTCCACGGGAGCCCCACGGACCCGCCATGATAGGCCTCATATGGGCTCCACGGACACCCGGAGCCGAGCCCCACGGGAGCCCCACGGACAGGCCGGGATGGGCTTCACGGGAGCCCCACGGACACCCCACAGACACCCCCCGGATGGGCCTCACAGCGGCCCCAGGGGCACGCCGGGCCCGTACCCACGGGCTCCCCCGGCCTCCTCCACCCCCGCCTCACCAGGCTGCCGTAGGCCATCACCAGCACCACGTTGACCCCGGAGAGCCAGTTGCTGCCGGCCCCCGCcatccccggcccggcccggggccgcACAACATGGCGGCCGCCGAAGCCGCTCCGCGCCCCCACCACGTGACCAAGGAGAGGAGCCGCTCCCACGTGACCGCGGCGCGTCACTACGCGCGTGCCGCCAGGAGAGcgccccctgccctctccccaccgcccccgccgCGAGCGCGTCACGTGGGTgaagccgggctggccccgcccccgcgccctCGTCACGTGATGGGGGCGGGCGCCGCTGGTAGTTGTCAGTGTGGTGAGACCCAGGTAAAGttgctgcgcggcggcggcggcggctccggtaACCGCGCGCGGCCCCTTTAAATCCCGctcccccttcccgccccccttCCGCCACCGCCGAGcgccccccggttcccccccggcccctccgctcccccctccccccctacGGGCCCTACCGCGCCGCTccgggggcggccgccgcgccccgccgccgggccccgcgcggCCTAGTGGGCCGGGCCGCAGCCGGGGGCTGGCGTAACGCGCGGCCGCCGCAGgtgagggcgggcgggaggcgggcggaggaggcggggggtgggggtggaatgGCGGCCGCGGCCATGAGGGCGGAAGCGGCCCGCGCTCGCCCGCCTCCCGGGTGCGGGCCCGGCCTggcgccgcgccgccgcgggggctcccgcgcggccccgccggccccctccGGTTCCCTCCCGCCCCCATTGTGCGCCGCGGGCTGGGCCGCCGGGCCTGCTGGGCCGCGGGAccgggccctgccctgctcccggggcccgcccggccccgccgctgccggcgcTAACAAtgggggccgcgccgcgcccgccgcgcTCTCGGGGCTCCTCGCCCGCCGCCGGGCACCCGTCCTTCGGCGGCGCCTCGGGGGTCGTTACCGAGCTCGGCCCCTGGCCGCGGGGCGGGCCCCACCGCGGGTTCCCGGGCGATGGCGGGGTCCCGGGCGCGGCGCCGGCCTCCCCGCCGGTGCGGGGGGCTCTGCCTGTGCGCTCCCGGGCGGCAGCACCGACCCGGCGCTGCGCGTCGGTACCGACCCGGGGGCTCTGATGGCGTATCCGGGGGGCGTCCCCCCAAAATCTTGTGGGAGCGGCTCGGCTCTCAGCCGCAGTGTGTTGGCTCCGGGGGAAAACTTCTAACACTGATAGACCAGCCCCCTGCGTCGGGCTCCTTTGGGTGCTCCTTCGTCGCAGGGAAAATCTTTCCAAATGCTTTGCCCTCTGGGGTCCTTTCCTTTGGAGCTTCGGAGCCTTTTGCACGCGTTAATTAAGCTTTGTCAGAGGGGGTTGGAAATTCCAATTTTCTGTGTTAACAGataagggaaactgaggctgggATGTGCCGGGACTCGCCCAGCATCAGCCAGCAGGTCTGACACAGCCGGGGATAGTGGATGTGACCAACAGATCCTTGTTCTAAAACTGTAACTTACCTgaaatttctaataaaattaacAGTTCGTTATGTTTCTGTATCACCTCTTTTTCTGGAGACTCCGCGCTTCATGTTTCTCGTAGCCAAGATTCTCTTTCCTCTGGCCGTGGAAGGCGAGTCGCGGTGTAgtctggaaaggaaaaggggtAACGGCAAAGTGTGTCACGTTTACTTGCAGCTCCTTTGAAGAAAAGATGTTGTAACCTGTAGCTGTGAAGCTTCTTGTTTTCCCTAAATCCTCTATGAATGCCTCGCTTTCCCGTTGTCTTGAAACATAAGCGCTGGCCTGGTTTAACGCTGTTTCTCTGGTGTGGAGCAGCCACATTTTGCTTTGGCCGGAGTCGCCCTTTTTTATTACATCCCTCTTGGTGAATATATTTGATATTTgggcttgctctttttttttttatttgttttaaatggtaAAACACTTTTGATGAAGACTGCTTTGAACTGGTAAACTCATACTGTTGTTACTTCTGTGCGGGGTCAGGATAACCAGGATTTGCAGTTAAACGTTGCCCGTGAGCTGTACTGAAGTTACACGATTGAGGAATAAATTACCAGCAGCCGAGTCCTCTTCCCTCAATGCAGCACGTGGGGTGTTGCGTGGGGATGCCCGTTTATCAGCGGGGCCAGGGCCTGGCTGATATTTCTATAATAGATGTTTTTCCTGTGGgtttgggttggtgttttttgttttgttttttttttctcacattaaagaaaaaaaataaatatgatttaatCGTGGCAGCAATGCAGCTGGGCAGAGCGTGGCAGCTGTTGAACAATGCCCAGCCACTGCACAAAGGTTCGGGGCAGCAGACTGCTGGAACTGTATCCTATTGAAATTGCAGATTAAGTTACTGCAAACGCGCAGGATTGCTTCCCTCTGGGCCTGCCGTTCTGCTGCCAAATTGGTTTAATATGACAACTTGTTTGTGCGTGAAACACTTAGAACTGGAAGAGACCTAGCGGTGGAGAGCGAAAATAAATACCGTGGGGAAGAAGCCTGCGTGGAGCGTGGGAGGGGTGGCTGCGTAGCCCAGGAGGCTTTGTCTCATCTGCCTTGGGTGAAGTCCAGGCTTGGTGCTGCTCTTTCTTAAATCTGCTCGGTGTCACACGCACCTTGGGGGCTCCTGGTGACCAGGCAGGTAGCTTGGATTAGCTCCTGATAAGGAACCTTGGCACTGTGTGGCTGGAAAACTGTGTTTCGAAGTTGCCGCGAGGCATGGGTGCCCCAAAGGGCCAACTTTTGAGGTTTTGTGGGAAGCGACGAGAGcaattgcatttgaaaatttgCCTGCAAACGGAGGCTAGAAGCTGATGGGAGCAGGAGCGGTGGCATGTGCATCGAGCCACGGCGCGGAGGTGACCTTGGGGTCTCCGTGCTCTCAGGGAAAGGTGTCTCAGCCTGGTCAAGCTCTCCGCTGGGGGACTTGGGCAAGAGACTCCCCGGTTCTTACAGGGCCATTTGCTAACGCCGCTTCCGAGCTCTCCCCGCTTTGCACACTGGGTCTTGCCCTGTGCTGCCCCGTTGGTGTTCGCAAGCGATGTTTCGGATTGTATCCTGCAGGTCGGATTTTCTCGCTTGGCTTTCCTCCCCCCTCTCATGCTCTCTCTGTGGCTCGTTCCCCTGTCccaagcggctgcctgcagcaccAGGAGCACACCCTGCTGCTTTGGAGGAAGGCGTCGCAGTCTTGTTAACGAAATCTGAAAATGAGAAGTTTGCGATTATTGAGATTTTGGGGGCTCGGAGGTAGAAAGTCCTGCCTTGGGCTGTGCCTGGCATCCCTTGTGCCCGGGAGACAATAGGCAGCGTAAAACTACTGGGTGCCGATCCCGTTCTAACCAGCAGGGTTGGGCTCTTCCTCCAAAGTCCGAGTGAAGTTACAGAACTCCACTTGCTTTGGATGCTCCATGGCCTGAACTCTTACTGGGATTTTTTGCCTCAAGCAGTTACTCAACAACATTACTGGCTGTTATTCCTTGTTGACatctagttaattttttttttttggtagtttttttaatctggaataCTTGGtagaagaaaacattatttccagTTCTGGGGAATAATTGAAGCAAGCAAAAATCATCAGTTCTACAagggcagtattttttttttaaagcaatgtccCCCAAACCTGTAGCACCACTTATTACTGCAGAGTTTTTGCTTCCCCTGCCCTGCTTTGGAGgtaaggaaggagaaggggaagtaGCTGATGTGTCTGGGGCTCTGAGGTGTTCTCTCAAAGTGAAGTTTCTTTAGAGCTTTTTTTCAAACGCTCCTTGCTCCAGTTGATCTCCGTAGCCTCTTACAGCCCTGGTCATGGCAAATCCCTGCCCGCTCACACACTTGTATTTTAGCAGTGAGTTGCTCAACCCTTTACCCCAAGTAATTCTGCTCCTGGGTCCTGATAGCTCCCACCTGAATGCAGGTGATGCTTCATTTGAAGCGCTCCACCGTGGTAGCGGTGGAGAAACCTCGAGAAGTACAGGTGGTCTTTTTGTCTTGGGGACACGTGGAAATGGTAGGCTGCCCGCCAGGGCTTTTGGGGAAGcggcggggagggtgggggcCCGCAACGGCTTTACTGGCTGCCTTGCCTACGCGATCGTTCAGTCTTGGTGCTGCCTTTTGTTTTCGGTTTCTAATGGTCTGTTCTCTCTTCTCCCCTGACCCACCACAGAGTTCTACCTTGTAAATACTGTTATTTGTATATACTGTAAATGATGACATCGGTGGGCACTAACCGAGCCCGGGGGAACTGGGAgcagacacagacacagagcCAGACACAGCACAAGCAGCGGCCGCAGGTAAGGGCAGCATCTATGGAAACCAGTTAGCTTGGAGGTGGAGACCTGGCACTCCTGCCTGGCCCAGCGCTAACGGCTGGGCTTGCTCTAACGAACTTCCCGCGTGCTGCGGGGCGCTGCTGGCAGAGCCAGGTTAATTGGGCGGCCACTGACGGTGGGGTTTCTGCGTCGGTGcctctgagcagcagctggggctgagacttgttttcatttccatctgACCATTCCTCGTTCACTTTAATGAGCGCAAGTGGCTGAGAAGCCACCTGCTCTGGGTCTTGGTGCTCTGGTGTTGGTAAGGTCTGCCTCAAAATAGACATGGTTTAGGTGAGTCTTGCTCACCTGGGGCTGCAAGGCCATCCAGCGGTATGTCCCTTTTTTCCAGACTCCCCTCGCTCACTCCTCTTCGTCTGACTTTCTCCCTGAAGCTTTCCTCTCTCTGACCCTTGTTTGTGCCTCCTCTTCATCGTATTGATTCCTTTCCAGAGATCTCAGGGAAGCGGTGTGGCGTTTGGAGGAAGGTTTGTTGGAAATGCGCCGCTCTAACCGCGCGCTCTCTCTGCCTTCAATTTCTTTAGGCCACTGCGGAACAGATTCGACTTGCACAGATGATTTCGGACCACAACGACGCTGACTTTGAGGAGAAGGTGAAACAAGTGAGTGTGGAAAGTGAGGGTGAACCCTGATGGGAAGGCAAGATCGATGTCGAGAGTACCGTGTAGGGGGTGGGAGGGACGCGGCTGGCTGCTCCTTGAATTTTCTTGGACTGGCTTGTTCCCCAGAATGTAGGGGATGGTGTTACCCTGAGAAAAAGGAGGTTGTAGCTCAGAAATTCCCACTCTCAGTTACCTTCTCATTGCGGGGGTGTAATTAAGCTCAGGAGGACGGGGAGACTCCCAAACCCTGACACTTCTTTGTAGGATTTCTGGTTTGGGATTCAACTTGCTTGGCTCCTAAGAGATCCGTGGAGATTTTGGTGCCTTCTTGGTTTGGAACACGTTTGATGTTTGGAACACATGGTTTTGACCATGGTGTTGTCTTCTCTACAGCTGATCGACATCACAGGCAAGAACCAGGACGAGTGTGTGATTGCTCTGCATGACTGCAACGGAGATGTCAACAGAGCCATCAACGTGCTGCTGGAGGGCAATCCGGACACGGTAGGATTGGGTCCTGTAAATCTGGTGAGGCCTATTTCAGTGTAGCTGCGTATTTGGAGACAAGACATACAGTAATGTCTAGCTAACAAGAGCCAAAATGACCTACTAGTTCCACAAGTAGCACGTAATGTGTGATTGCGTCCTGGCTTCTTAACGCTGCTCTCTGTAGGCTTGCACAGAAAACGAGCGTGGCCAGCATGGCCAAAGGAGTAGAGGGGAAAATGCCATAAATCATTTATTTCCTATGTACTTTTACAACGGCACAGTGGCATCCGTATAAGCTTTCACAGTGCTGTGAGCATGAAATAACTTATCTTTCCCCACGAGGGCCGAGTGGTCTGTGTTAAAGGGCAGGTACGTGTCAGCTGTGGTTCCTTTCTGTTAGGGTAATGCGGTTTTGTGTCTCTGGCCCTAAACATTTGCTTCTCAGCGGCGTGCTGACTGGCTTGTGTGCCCGTGCTGCATTTTTGAGGGTCTTTTTGCCGTTTGTTTTCTGTGGAGTTAAGCTCAGCTGCCGTCATGAAGGTGCCTGTCTCAGGCAAGCCAAAGTCAGCTCGGAGAACAAGTGAGTGCTTGGTTCGGAGGAACCTTCTGCCTGGCATGTGGGATGTTGTTCATTTTGTGACAGACAGCAGACACAAGTTCTGTTACAGCCCAGTACAAAGCCTACAAATATCAGATCCTTCCAAACTGCCGCTGATCAGAGGTGTCCTCCCAGCACCCCGCTTTGGCTGAAGCCGACTCGACTCTTTGTAGAGTTGAGGCTCTAAGTGTCGATTCAGAATATTATGtattagctctttttttttttctttttattagcccTGAGCATAGATGGATGCGCTGGAGGGCTCAGAGTCTATTCTGCGTAATGTACCTGCTTCACAATTCGGGTGCTTTGCTAGCTTTGGCACCGGCCGAGCTCAGAACCGCATGCGTAAGGGTCTTCCCTGCCTTTAGAGAGCCCTTTCCATTGACAACTGACCAAAATAGCTGTCGGAAAATCCTTTTAGAAGGGGGGATGATATGATTGTGCGTTGCTGAGGCAGAGCTCTGCCATGACTGTCATTTTCCTCCACAACCCTTGTAACCAGCGGCTTCTAGTCAAACGATGAACTCCTGCTGCAACGGCAGTTGCGTTTCCTGGATAAACGCATTGCTCATGAAAATAGCATCCAGGATGGTGTGCGGTACTTCCTTTATTTGAGCAGCTGGAATGCCCAGCGGCGTGAGATGCAGGGCAAGGCACGGCTACTGCGGAGGATTTGTAGAGGCAGAAAGGGAGTTGGCAGAGCAAAGCCCTGGAGAGCCTGCAGTGCCATGGGGGGCCTGCGGCCAGTGCCCGCCGCACCGAGCGCAGGCGGCAGCGTCTGTGCTGTAATTGGTCAAAGGTCTCGGAGCTGCTTCTGGCCCGGATTCAGCTTGTGCAGCAATCCTGTAAAGGGGATTTTCTGATAAGAAACGGGCTTGCTAATTGCTCAGATATTCACCCGCTGATGAAGACAGCTCACCTGCTGAGCTAGTTACTCATAACCGTATTTCAAACAGTAGAGGAGCTGGCGTGATCTTAGCATCGAGGTAGATTTGGCTTAAAATTTACAGtattcaaagtaaatattttcctaaatttCCTTCTGAGCCAGATACCTATGGAGAGAGACTTCGGAAGCTTTGGGTTTGAAGGCAGCTTGTGCCTCCGAGGTTTTTTTGTCACTGTCTGTGCATGTTGTCATCCAAACCCAGCTGTTTACTCGTCTGCCAGTTATGTTTTCAGGTGTTTGTCAATGACTTGTGCCTATTTTTAATTGTTCTAACAGTGTGCAGCATCAGTTTAAGACTATGAAACCTCTGCAGACTGTCATAAAATAAACCGATGCGGGCCCGCGGCTGTAAGCTGGAGGTGCTTGTAACTTCTTACAGTTGTGATGACTTGAACTTGCCTGTTGGATAAATTCTGTGATACTCCTCTCCCTGTGAGCTGCTGCTCAGAGGAGGGGTTTTGTTAAATCGCTCCGCAGCTGAGAGAACAACTTTCCCTGAAATGTTGACGGCAGAGCACTTCGGGACATTTGCCTGGGTTATTCTGGGAGCTCCCCAAAACAGTGACCTATATGAaatggcagggttgggttttttttcccctgaacagGGTAAATTTAGCCACACTTTGAACCTGAGTAAGTGTTATGTCCACTTTATTTAAGAGGTTTAGTAGATCTTTGCAGAAATAGAATAACTCCTCTCCTGTTAGCTCAAAGTGCATGCTAGTAAGAGAGCTTTCCTTCAAGGAAGAGGCTGTACTGTGTGTAGGCTGATAgactcttctttaaaaaaaaaaataataaagttggACTGGGCACCATTTTTCTGGAGACTTTCGTTATATTCTCTGTAGCATGTTTAAATACGTGTGTATTTGCATTGATCAAACTACGATTAACTACTTTCCCCTTTGCAAACCTTCAGCATTCCTGGGAAATGGTCGGGAAGAAGAAGGGTGTCTCGGGACAGAAGGAGAGCGGACAGACAGAACCTagtgaagaaagcaaagaaaaccgGGAGAGGGATCGGGATTTCAGCAGACGACGTGGCGGGCCACCGAGGCGGGGGCGAGGTGCCAGCCGTGGAAGAGAGTGTATGGACCTGCCCTTTAATAATACCCGTAATTGTCACATCGCACCCCGGGGCGCTTTGTGCTGCATAAAAGCTCCCAGTGAAGCTTCTTGGGCAGACATGTCTTTGAGGAAAACTCTCCTTGTGTGTGTGGCGCTCTGTTTGATGCTCCCCTGTCTGAGATGATTCCTTGGGCGATACCCTCAGTCCCATCAGCTGAAATAAAAGAAGCTATGGGAGCCTTTGGCGGCGTGATCTCCCGCACAGCTGCCGCGCTTCGCTGTTTGAGGTCGGTCTTGTATCCTCCCTAAAGCGGGGTGAATCTTGAAATTGTCTTTGCATTCGTTCTGTCTTCCAGTTCGGGGCCAGGAGAACGGACTAGATGGTGGTAAGAGTGGAGGAACTTCTGGAAGAGGCACAGAAAGAGGGAGACGGGGACGTGGCCGAGGCCGAGGTACACATGGGGTTTGAGGTCAGAGGGGGTGGGAGTCAGCGTTTCTATCTCCCCTGCGGAGTTTGAAAGCCTCTTTTATGGGAGGAGTCACCAAACTGAAAATAAGCgcttgatttttctgttcttatgCTTACACCTAGTGTCTACACGTTGCTTCCCCATCTTAGATGCTCTAGAAACAGTACCTAGTTCTTGCATCCCatggagctgaaaaaaaataggGCTTTATTGTATAAAGgtgggaagttaaaaaaaactcAGGTGACAGTTTGGCAGGTGGGACAATTGCTTGTTAGGAACAGAATCTGGATCCTCCTTGTTCTTGCTCATGTGTCTCCGAGCACCGTGACTGTGCAGATGCTTGGCTTGGTTTTTAAATACTCGGcggcagaaattattttttccacaaaatccGTGCTGCTCAGGAATTGTTGCTGAGGACACGCACCGCAGAAATCAGAACCTGGGGTCCGGTATTTATGGTTTGTGCCAGCTGGAAACCTCATCTGAGCCTGGAATCGCACATCGCTAATTACACTGCCAGCTAGCCGAGGTCATTCCCATACATATAAAAACGCTGCTGGAAATCCCATCAACTCGGGAAGATCCTCACCACTCATATTCTGGCATCAGAAATCCATATGttgttcaaatatttcttttcccagtGATGCAGAGCAAGAGATGCTCAGCAATGCGTGCATTTGTATTTTACAGGTGGCTCTGGAAGGCGAGGGGGAAGGTTTTCTGCCCAAGGCATGGGGTAAGtttgaaagcaaaaatagaaGTCTTTGCGCATGAATAGTACTGTTTGCATCAGTCGTTTGTGTTCcgagtttcctttttttttttgttaaaaaaaccaaaactctatCATGCTAACTTAAATTTGGAATGGCTGGTGGAGCTGAAACATCCCTCTGCTGAGAGAATTGTCTTTTGAGACTCTCTGAGAAGTGTCATGATCTGAATAAAATCAAGTGCTTTTAATATGCTTAGGGAGAGGGAGTAAAAATTTCCATCCTTATATTTCTTGCAGAACTTTCAACCCAGCTGACTATGCCGAGCCGTCCGGCGCAGATGAGAACTACGGGAATAGCAACAACAACACGTGGAACAACACTGGCAGCTTCGAGCCGGATGATGGCACAAGTAAGTGGTTTTCACGCGCGTGTTGGCTGGTTTGTGTTTAGTGGATTTTGTGTCTGTCCAGTTGTACTGAGGAGGTTCTGGGTAGGGCTTTGTCTCAGGGATGGAGGAACAGGTTGTTGGTTCCGAGATGGAATTCAGTGACCCTGTCTCCCTGCACCCGTTGGTGCCTTTGCATCTGTTAGGGAGATCACGTTGGAAATTGGGAGCTGGACGATTGTTCTGGTGTGAGCTTGTGCGTGCTGTTGCCCAACGGAGGCACAGGAACACTTGCCTTTccagcagaatcacagaatggtcaagattggaagggacctttaagaccattgagtccgatcattgagtccaaccatcaccccaaccctgcccaaacccccactgacccacgtccctcagcactgcgtctgcccggcttttgaacccctccagggatggcgactccaccactgccctgggcagcctgctccggtgtttgacaaccctttcagagaagaaacttttcctaatatccatcctaaacctcccctggcacaacttgaggctgtttcctgtagtcccatcgcctgttccttgggagaagagcccgaccccccctggctaccccctcttTTCAGGGAGCTGTAGCAAGCGAGAAGGCCTTCCTTGAGAAACCGTGTTGCCTCcttggaaaagtattttttataaatTGTAGCTTGATAAACACATGCAAATTGTGCTGGTATTTGGTGCATCCTCCAGAGAGCATTGCTTGGAGCTCAGATGTCTTGCTCTTGATTTTGGTATGGGGAGCATTCTCTCTGTCATGGCCATCTTGCCCAAAGTGCTGCAGGATGAGACCCCGTAACAGAAAGCTAGCCGAAAAGAAATCTTCATCACTTCCCTCTTTGAAGCAAACGTTCTTCCCTGGGCGGCTCATAAACACCCGTCTGCCCTGGCACATTCTCTTGCTTTGGAAAAATggtacttttcttctgtttcaagtATGCACACTGTCGTAAGACACAAGTGAACTCAGATTGTGCAGGGTGATAACTGGACAGAGTCGCAGGGGACAACCCTTAATCGTAAGTAGTctgtttgggggaggggggggttaagaggtttggattttggggtttttttttatggagcAGTCTTGCACCACTGTGAAGTCAAACTGTTTTCCCATGGTTTTTGAGCGCTCAAGTAAATACCACATCTTGGTTGTCAGAAGCATTCACAACCATGTCAATGTTGCTTTGGGCCACTTCCATATTTCTTGTATTTGCTGGAAAACTGGTAGctttggaaagagagaaataaaacaccgTGAATTGTGATACCTTTTACTACGCGTTGTTAGTgtaggggttgggtttttttttttgggttggcttgtgttttggtggctttttgtttcttgttttcagaaaacagctgttttgaaaggagaaaaaaacccaagcgtGGTTTTGTAAAACGCGAACAGATTGAGCGATCGTCGTCTTGCCGACTGAGAAATGGAGTTTTAAATACCAGAGGGAGTCATGTGGGCATGTGTTAAGGGCAACGGGCAGGCTTGTCTCTGGAGGAAAAAGGGATGGGAGTGGACGAGCTCTGTGTGCTGGAGGTTTAACTGGTCTGAACAGGCTTctgtgtggggttttggttttttaatgtgTTGGTGTTTTGTGGAACAAAGCGGGTTAGAGCCTGGTTGGGGGGAACTGAAGATTTTTCTGATGGAACAACTCAAATTTGCTCTAGTGCTGCAACACAGCTGTAAAGTTGGTCGTGCAACGAGGCTGTTCACCTGTGTCGTGTGTGGtcgttttgtttccattttagtAGCCGCAGGCATCTCTTTAAATTAACAATATCCACAGGTACAATGTGACTGGTGTACGTGGGGGCAATGAAACTCGCCTTCACTTCTTTTAAGTCGAAATTTCACTggttgtctttcttttctttttttttttgtttcaggacTTGATTTCATTGGGGGTGAGGGGTCAAATTATCCCCGAAAATTTGACACTGCTCCTGGTACGATACATCCAGGTG from Rissa tridactyla isolate bRisTri1 chromosome 23, bRisTri1.patW.cur.20221130, whole genome shotgun sequence harbors:
- the C23H1orf43 gene encoding protein C1orf43 homolog, which gives rise to MAGAGSNWLSGVNVVLVMAYGSLVFVLLFIFVKRQIMRFAMKSRRGPHVPVGQHAPKDLKEEIDIRLSRVQDIKYEPRLLAEDDSRLLQLETQGCYNYLYRMKALDAIRTSEIPFQAEVRYPKSLIGKNFCAYLLELRNSSSSFKGIRKALIDTLLDGYESARYGTGVFGKPEYLKYQDALNELANMTKARGGSSQRQHQSAAKDLTLSPEVSNPATIQVTYLPSNQKSKRAKHFLELKSFKDNYNTLESTL